The genomic DNA TTATTGGCTTGGTAAAGACACTAGTCAGGTACATACTCAAACCATTTGACATTGCATTACTTCATTTGCTCTTGAGGACTACTAGTATTATAAAGGCCTTTTTTTTGTTAAAGCTCTCCAAAAATTGCCCTTGTTTTTCTTGGTAGGATGAGGCTGGAACTGCTGCTATTTTAACTGTGGAGCTTGATGCTGCGCTTGGAGGACGTGCTGTCCAGTATCGGGAATCACAAGGCAATGAAACTGAAAAGTTTCTCTCATATTTTAGGCCTTGCATCATGCCACAGCAAGGAGGTATAGCTTCTGGGTTCAATCATGTAGAAGTGAATGAGCAGGAGCATACCCGCTTATATGTGTGCAAAGGAAAGCATGTAGTCCATGTTAAAGAGGCAAGCTACCTAAAaaactatattttttttccaattaaGGTCCGTTCATTTTGTTGATTATGTGTTCTATTCTGTAACTAGGTTCCTTTTGCTCGTTCATCCCTTAACCATGACGACATATTTATTTTGGATACCAAGTCCAAAATTTTCCAGTTCAACGGTTCCAACTCATGCATTCAAGAGAGAGCAAAAGCTCTTGAAGTTGTGCAGTATATCAAAGATACTTTCCATGAGGGAAGGTGTGAAGTTGTAGCGGTTGGTAAGCGAATACATTATGTACCTATACTATTTGGAATCACATTTACGATGACATGACAAATTAGATTTCTCATAGAGGATGGAAAATTGATGGCTGATGCTGAAGCTGGTGAATTTTGGGCTTTGTTTGGTGGCTTCGCTCCTCTTCCAAAGAAGTCGCCTTCAGAGGATAatggggaagagagagaaaatgttGTCAAATTGCTATGGTAACTCACTACCATTATTCCCATGTCAATAAAACATCAGCATATAAGTTGCCAGCAAAATATCTTCTATTTAAATTATAACTCTTTTAGATTAATATTCTCTTGAAATTGCAAAACTGAGCGGATGATTTATTTGACTTTGCAGCATTAACCAGGGAAAGCCGGAACAGATTAATTTTGACTCCTTGGCGCGTGAGTTACTTGAATCAAATAAATGCTACTTGCTCGACTGTGGTGCTGAAATGTATGTTTGGATGGCTAGAAGTACTTCTTTGCAAGAAAGAAAGGGTGCGAGTGAAGCTGCTGAGGTTACTTCttgtttgtatataaaaaaactCATGCTGGATGTTAAAAACATATTCATTTTTTACATTATGCTTCTGTGCTCACTCAATTCCTTTTGCTTCTGTACAGAAACTACTCATGGATGATAGCCAAACAACACCGCATGTTATCAAAGTGATTGAGGGATTCGAAACAGTTATGTTCAAGTCAAAATTTGTTGAGTGGCCACCTACGCCTGATTTGAAACTATCATCTGaggatggaagaggcaaagTTGCAGGTTATGATCTGCTTATTGTCAGTTCCAGTGCAAGGTATGGCTACAAACCAAATTCCACGCATTTATGTATTATTTCTTCCTGCAGCTCTCCTCAAAAGTCAAGGATTAGATGTTAAAGGCTTGATGAGAGCTGCACCTGTAAAAGAAGAACTCGAGCCTTATATTGATTGTACAGGTCATTTACAGGTACTATTTTTGCTAACTCTTATAGATCTTTTTATGAGGTGCTAGGTATCTTCCTTGTTTTTGGCTCTTGCTGGGTTCCATCTCTAGCTTACCTCAACTTGCTTTGAACAAAAGGCTTTGCTGTTATTTCTAGGTCTCTCCCTAAGATTCCATTCTATCCACTCAACAGCACTCCTCCAAAATAAAGGGAAACTACCTTTTATACATGTATACAAATATGTTAACTAGATCACTAGCCTCCTGGTATCCCAAACTCGATCTACACCCATCTCCTTTGATGTCCGACCTCCAATCAAAGTTTACTGACAAAAGTTCATCATAGCATTCATCCATTTACTTCTGGTGTAAGCTTGATGGTGGTTTTGTTTCCTATACATTGGCTTCAGGTCTGGCGTGTAAATGGAAATGACAAGGCTCTTCTGTCAACCCTTGATCAATCAAAATTTTACACTGGAGATTGCTACATTTTTCAATACGCATATACCGAAGACGACAGGGAGCAATGTCTTATCGGAACTTGGTTTGGGAAGAAGAGTGTTGAGGTAATAGGAGTGCACAAAATCATAGTTACTTATGATCTGTGGTATTTAAACGCACATAAATTTGTATAAGTGAAGAGAGATTTTCATAATTTCGGAAGTGTTGTATCTGCCTATTCCAATTAAATGCGTACTTGCGAACGTGCGCGTAGCGCGTTGGTAAGGTTGCTCGCTGGAGCACCTGCCGCCCGCGTTCGAGTGCTGCTCGACGCAGGTTCGCACCTGGTGCTGTGCACCTTTAACATTGTCTGCAGCCTCTCTCGTGTGGTGCCACAAAGGGAACACGACACACCCATCGGCTACGGAGTCATATGGTTCTGGTGATCTCTTCAAGGACGTGGTCTTCTAGTCTGTGTGTAGTTGTAGGTCTGGTTATGTATGTGTGGTGTGAGTGGGGCGTGCGTGAGTTGGGTTGGTGTGTGTACGTATAGGATCAGATACTTCAGCTGTACCTAGATGAGACGCATAAAAAAATGCTTACTCAATGCATGCTACATTGTTACTCCATCTGAATGATCTTAATTGTTTTCAGgtggagagggcggcggcgatgttgcTGGCTAGCAAGATGGTTCAGGCTGCAAAGTTCCAGGCTGTCCAGGTAACCAGCTGgttatttatatatgtattaAATGAGAATGACAATATCTAATGTACTCTTTCTTACACACAGGCTCGCCTTTATGAAGGGAAAGAACCGATTCAGTTCTTTGTCATATTTCAGAGTTTTCAAGTATTCAAGGTTTGCTTTTGGTAGTCAAATCCTTGGCCTGATCTGGCAATCTGACAGACTTCAAATTGAGTGTTCCATCCTTCTTTTCTGTCTGAATCTTCAATGTAGGGTGGCCTTAGCTCTGGATACAAGAACTTTATTGCTGAAAACAATATTGCAGATGACACATACTCTGAAGGTGGGATTGCTCTATTCCGAATTCAGGGCTCAGGATCAGAAAACATGCAAGCAATTCAAGTAGATGCAGTATGTCCGCGGTCATACTTTTATCTGTAAAGATATATGTGAGAAATCTTAGTAATTAGTTACTTCATCTCTTTCATCTTTTCTAGGTGGCTTCATCCTTAAACTCGTCCTATTGTTACATGTTACACAATGGAAACACTGTGTTCACATGGACTGGCAACCTTACAACCTCACTGGATCATGACTTGGTTGAGAGGAAGCTAGATGTAATTAAGGTTTGAATATTCTTCCTTATTGGAGCAAATATGAATCTTGTGCTTATGCAGCTTTCCCCATTGCTTACTGCATTGGTAACTTGGTACCACGATAAAACCTTGATTAACCACCCCTGCAAACCTTAATtagtatttttctcttcttAATGCAATAACACACAATTCTCTTATTAGGCCGGCATCTTGTTAGTGTAGCAGTAATTCCTTCTCTTTTTGCAATTTAGTATTGGAAAATTAGCAACGCACATCAATGGGTGACACGTCTACTGGACTGTCGATTTAGTTGTTCCTTACAAATGCGTAGCGGCTTCTAGATAGTGTTTTTAGTATGTTCTAGGTGCACTGGATGTTCTTTTGTTGTGTTGGTCTGATTGAGATAGGGCGGCAAGGAAACAATGTATTTGTGTTCATCTGAACTCAGGTTTTTAATACAGATCAATAATGAATGTTTGTATCCCTCACTGTTATCATTGCCCTCACCCATCCACAAAAAAAACTGTCAAAAAAATCATTACCCTCATTATCACAGCATACTTGTATAGTGTTCTTCAGTTATTCAGTTAACGCAATAGATTTGTTTTTGGTATGCCAGTCCTTTGTCTTAACTCCTTTGtgcttctctttttttattaCACAGCCTGATCTGCCTTCTAGGTCACAAAAGGAGGGGAGAGAAACCGACCAATTCTGGGAACTACTGGGTGGTAAATCCAAGTATACAAACCAAAAAGTAGGAAGAGAGCATGAAAGTGACCCTCATCTTTTCTCATGCATCATATCCAAAGGTAATACTATATATGTTATCCTAAGGATCTACCAGGTGGAATTCACTATCTAGCATATGCTCAcagttcttccttttctttggtTACTAATGTTGCTGTTT from Setaria italica strain Yugu1 chromosome VII, Setaria_italica_v2.0, whole genome shotgun sequence includes the following:
- the LOC101780350 gene encoding villin-4, whose amino-acid sequence is MAIHFAPLPPPLPGPSPPTPKEFPNLIGKNITPVSGKGSSATSSMSVSMKDLDPAFRGAGQKDGLEVWRIQNFKPIPVPTSAHGKFYTGDSYIILKTTALKNGSFRHDIHYWLGKDTSQDEAGTAAILTVELDAALGGRAVQYRESQGNETEKFLSYFRPCIMPQQGGIASGFNHVEVNEQEHTRLYVCKGKHVVHVKEVPFARSSLNHDDIFILDTKSKIFQFNGSNSCIQERAKALEVVQYIKDTFHEGRCEVVAVEDGKLMADAEAGEFWALFGGFAPLPKKSPSEDNGEERENVVKLLCINQGKPEQINFDSLARELLESNKCYLLDCGAEMYVWMARSTSLQERKGASEAAEKLLMDDSQTTPHVIKVIEGFETVMFKSKFVEWPPTPDLKLSSEDGRGKVAALLKSQGLDVKGLMRAAPVKEELEPYIDCTGHLQVWRVNGNDKALLSTLDQSKFYTGDCYIFQYAYTEDDREQCLIGTWFGKKSVEVERAAAMLLASKMVQAAKFQAVQARLYEGKEPIQFFVIFQSFQVFKGGLSSGYKNFIAENNIADDTYSEGGIALFRIQGSGSENMQAIQVDAVASSLNSSYCYMLHNGNTVFTWTGNLTTSLDHDLVERKLDVIKPDLPSRSQKEGRETDQFWELLGGKSKYTNQKVGREHESDPHLFSCIISKGNIKVKEIHHFSQDDLMTEDVFVLDCHSDVFVWVGQEVDAKVKSQAMDIGEKFLVLDSLMEKLSPETPIFTVSEGSEPQFFTRFFNWDSAKSLMYGSSYQRKLALLKGRAPPSLDKPKRRTLAFTGRSSGQDKSQRSRSMSTSPDRPRVRGRSPAFNALTSAFENSSSTRNLSTPPPAVRKLFPKSGGPDQSKVSPKKSAIGAVTNSFDGPMRSIIPKSVKASPDPENVIQKECATGYCNVGENETEDDEGRTIYPYELLTTTAEDPVPNIDVTKRESYLSSAEFREKFRMTRAAFYNLPKWKQNKLKSGVQLF